One Vibrio penaeicida DNA segment encodes these proteins:
- a CDS encoding Na/Pi symporter, with the protein MNQATSTAAPHSGSARWLRWANLAFMLYLLLLAVSMVGSGFKWASGEHAKTLFEFASHPVAGLMIGLVATALIQSSSTVTSIIVGLVAGGLPVATAIPMIMGANIGTTVTNTLVSLGHVRCKDEFKRAFASATIHDFFNLLAVIIFLPLEMMFGILEKISHWLISPMLATGDMSIKGFNFIKPITKPVVSAIKEPLASFGDVGGGITLIILGIATIFVAITVMGKLMKSLMVGRARDILKNAIGRGPLHGIASGSVVTVLVQSSSTTTSLMVPLVGSGVLKVRDVYPFTLGANIGTCITALLAATAVSGEFAVFALQIALVHLVFNVMATAFIYGIPFLRELPIKGADLISDMAMKNKAVVVGYLLAVFIVMPGTILALTA; encoded by the coding sequence ATAAACCAAGCTACTTCAACAGCAGCGCCACATTCGGGTTCAGCTCGCTGGCTACGCTGGGCTAACTTGGCTTTCATGCTTTACCTACTATTACTTGCAGTTTCAATGGTAGGAAGTGGTTTTAAGTGGGCTTCAGGAGAACACGCTAAAACGCTTTTCGAATTTGCTTCTCACCCAGTTGCTGGCCTAATGATTGGTCTCGTTGCAACTGCATTAATTCAGTCGTCTAGTACTGTTACTTCTATCATTGTGGGACTTGTTGCTGGCGGTCTTCCCGTAGCGACAGCCATCCCTATGATCATGGGTGCCAACATTGGTACAACGGTTACCAATACGTTGGTCAGCTTGGGTCACGTTCGTTGCAAAGACGAATTTAAACGTGCATTCGCAAGTGCCACTATTCATGACTTCTTCAACCTTCTTGCCGTTATTATCTTCCTACCATTGGAAATGATGTTCGGTATTCTAGAGAAAATCTCTCATTGGCTTATTTCACCTATGCTTGCAACTGGTGACATGAGTATTAAGGGTTTTAACTTTATTAAGCCAATCACTAAACCTGTGGTTAGTGCTATTAAAGAGCCTCTTGCTTCGTTTGGTGATGTGGGTGGCGGTATCACGCTAATTATATTGGGTATCGCAACTATCTTTGTTGCTATCACCGTTATGGGTAAGCTGATGAAGAGCCTGATGGTTGGTCGAGCTCGTGACATCCTTAAAAATGCTATTGGTCGTGGTCCTCTTCACGGTATCGCGTCAGGTTCCGTGGTTACTGTACTGGTTCAGTCTTCGTCAACAACAACAAGCTTGATGGTTCCACTAGTAGGTTCAGGTGTACTGAAAGTGCGTGATGTTTACCCGTTTACTCTGGGTGCGAACATCGGCACATGTATTACTGCACTGCTAGCTGCAACTGCCGTTTCAGGTGAATTTGCCGTGTTTGCTTTGCAGATTGCACTTGTTCATTTAGTGTTTAACGTGATGGCAACGGCATTTATCTACGGCATTCCATTCCTAAGAGAGCTACCAATCAAAGGAGCGGATCTGATTTCAGATATGGCAATGAAGAACAAGGCTGTCGTTGTTGGGTATCTACTGGCTGTATTCATTGTTATGCCAGGAACTATCTTAGCGCTTACCGCATAA
- a CDS encoding thymidylate synthase, translating into MKQYLELCQRIVDEGTWIENERTGKRCLTVINADLTYDVASGEFPLDTTRKSFWKAAVAELLGYIRGYDNAEDFRKLGTKTWDANANLNDAWLNNPYRKGDDDMGRVYGVQGRAWAKPDGGHIDQLRKIVDDLTNGVDDRGEILNFYNPGEFHMGCLRPCMYSHHFSLLGDTLYLNSTQRSCDVPLGLNFNMVQVYVFLALMAQITGKKPGKAYHKLVNAHIYEDQLELMRDVQLKREPFPEPEFRINPKIQSLEDLETWVTMDDFEVVGYQCHDAIKYPFSV; encoded by the coding sequence GTGAAACAGTATTTAGAGTTATGTCAGCGTATCGTCGATGAGGGTACGTGGATTGAAAATGAGCGCACGGGAAAGCGATGCCTAACCGTAATCAACGCAGATTTGACCTACGATGTCGCATCGGGAGAGTTTCCCTTAGACACAACACGTAAGAGTTTCTGGAAAGCTGCGGTAGCTGAACTACTTGGCTATATTCGCGGTTACGATAATGCGGAAGATTTTCGCAAATTGGGCACCAAAACATGGGACGCGAACGCAAACTTAAACGACGCATGGCTTAATAACCCTTATCGTAAAGGTGATGATGATATGGGGCGTGTGTACGGCGTGCAAGGGCGTGCTTGGGCGAAGCCTGATGGCGGGCACATTGACCAGCTCAGAAAGATTGTTGATGACTTAACAAACGGTGTAGATGACCGTGGCGAAATCTTGAATTTCTACAACCCAGGTGAATTTCATATGGGTTGTTTACGTCCATGTATGTATAGCCATCACTTTTCCTTGCTTGGTGATACGTTGTATTTAAATAGTACACAGCGCTCCTGTGACGTTCCTCTGGGCTTAAATTTCAATATGGTTCAAGTGTACGTTTTCTTAGCATTGATGGCGCAAATAACGGGTAAGAAGCCAGGAAAGGCGTATCACAAGCTTGTCAACGCGCACATATACGAAGATCAGCTAGAGTTGATGCGTGATGTTCAGTTGAAGCGTGAGCCTTTCCCTGAGCCTGAATTCAGAATTAACCCTAAGATACAATCTCTCGAAGATTTGGAAACATGGGTGACCATGGATGATTTTGAAGTAGTGGGGTATCAATGCCACGATGCGATTAAATATCCATTTTCGGTCTAG
- the lgt gene encoding prolipoprotein diacylglyceryl transferase, whose protein sequence is MNQGFITFPQIDPVIFSIGPLALRWYGLMYLVGFVFALWLANRRADMPNSGWTREQVSDLLFAGFLGVVLGGRIGYVFFYNFDVFLDDPLYLFKIWTGGMSFHGGLLGVIAAMAWYARRNGRAVFAVTDFIAPLVPFGLGMGRIGNFMNDELWGRVTDVPWAVLFPSGGYLPRHPSQLYEFVLEGVVLFFIINWFIKKPRPAGSVSGVFLLGYGSFRFIIEYFREPDAHLGLYGDWISMGQILSLPMVIGGIALIGWAFSANKQPVKSKV, encoded by the coding sequence ATGAATCAGGGGTTTATCACCTTTCCTCAAATTGATCCTGTTATTTTTTCTATCGGACCACTGGCACTTCGCTGGTACGGTCTGATGTACCTTGTTGGTTTTGTATTTGCGTTATGGTTAGCAAATCGTCGTGCTGATATGCCAAACAGTGGCTGGACGCGTGAGCAAGTTTCAGACCTGTTGTTCGCAGGCTTTCTTGGAGTTGTATTGGGAGGGCGTATAGGCTACGTATTCTTTTATAACTTTGATGTTTTTCTGGATGACCCTCTTTACTTGTTTAAGATCTGGACAGGAGGGATGTCTTTCCACGGTGGTCTTCTTGGTGTGATCGCAGCCATGGCGTGGTATGCACGTAGAAATGGTAGAGCCGTTTTCGCTGTTACCGACTTTATTGCACCATTGGTACCGTTTGGGCTTGGAATGGGACGCATCGGTAACTTTATGAATGATGAGCTTTGGGGGCGTGTAACTGACGTGCCTTGGGCTGTATTATTCCCGAGCGGTGGCTACCTTCCTCGACACCCTTCGCAGCTGTATGAGTTTGTCCTCGAAGGTGTCGTTCTTTTCTTTATCATCAACTGGTTCATTAAGAAGCCTCGCCCTGCTGGTAGTGTCTCAGGGGTATTTTTGCTCGGCTACGGTAGCTTCCGTTTTATTATAGAATACTTCCGTGAACCGGATGCGCATCTTGGTCTTTATGGAGACTGGATCTCCATGGGGCAAATCTTATCACTACCAATGGTGATTGGTGGTATAGCATTGATTGGTTGGGCATTTAGCGCCAACAAGCAACCTGTTAAATCTAAAGTTTAA
- a CDS encoding sulfite exporter TauE/SafE family protein, which yields MNIELIFQFLLLGSVVGVLAGLLGIGGGLIVVPALLWLLPAANISTDLIMHIALATSLATIILTSGSSALNHLRLGNVDMFVIKWLMPGVVIGGLAGSFIAEAIPTQHLIKIFGAIVLALAIQMLMSLRSATTSPMPSAGTTLGCGGLIGVVSSLAGIGGGSLTVPFLSRHGVEMRKAIGSSSVCGCVIALAGMAGFVVHGLEAQGLPKYSLGYVYLPALFGIVATSVLTTRIGAKWATKLPTAVLKKIFAVFLLFIAGKMLLPI from the coding sequence TTGAACATAGAGCTAATCTTTCAGTTCCTATTGCTGGGGAGTGTTGTCGGTGTCTTAGCGGGATTGTTAGGGATTGGAGGAGGCTTAATTGTTGTGCCTGCGCTGCTTTGGCTTCTTCCCGCAGCGAATATCTCTACCGATCTTATTATGCACATCGCTTTAGCGACTTCTTTAGCAACCATCATACTTACGTCTGGGTCATCAGCTCTTAATCACCTTCGGTTAGGAAACGTAGACATGTTTGTTATTAAATGGTTGATGCCGGGAGTGGTTATCGGGGGGCTCGCAGGTTCGTTTATTGCTGAAGCCATCCCCACTCAGCACCTTATTAAAATATTTGGGGCTATCGTGTTGGCGCTGGCAATTCAAATGTTGATGTCTTTACGCTCAGCTACCACTTCTCCAATGCCATCTGCTGGAACCACTTTAGGGTGCGGTGGTCTTATTGGCGTTGTATCAAGTTTAGCTGGAATTGGTGGCGGCTCATTGACCGTACCATTTTTAAGCCGGCATGGTGTTGAAATGCGCAAAGCGATAGGTTCCTCGTCGGTTTGCGGATGTGTTATTGCCTTAGCAGGAATGGCGGGATTTGTTGTACATGGATTAGAAGCACAAGGATTGCCTAAATACAGCTTAGGCTATGTTTACTTGCCGGCATTATTTGGTATTGTGGCGACATCTGTATTAACGACTCGTATAGGCGCCAAATGGGCGACTAAGCTTCCAACGGCAGTATTAAAGAAAATATTCGCTGTTTTCCTTCTTTTTATCGCTGGAAAAATGTTATTACCAATTTAG
- the ptsP gene encoding phosphoenolpyruvate--protein phosphotransferase, with protein MLTQLRDIVEQVSRVEHIHEALDVLVKETCHAMQTECCTFYFANDELSRLELMATKGLKFEGDKIHIGYHEGLVGLVRRTAEPLNLAEVSSHPNFKFFPQLGEGIYHSFLGTPIIHRKQVLGVLVIQQKSPRLFSEMEESFLVTLSAQLAVIIAHAQAQGHWLLNDANSQKMAGIAASPGVAVGDFWWDDTQPKLSDIYPASTLNVEQEQEWLALAIESAKADFRRLRKKLDNDINKDTLAIFDLFTHLLNDPMLRNDLKEQIQKGDRADWALRQVVETYSNRFAQMSDVYLRERAQDIRELGQRLLYFLHSNEVGELELHQPVILVVNELTASTLASLPKDKLLGVVSIEGAANSHAAILSRALGIPAIMGASVTPQKLTGKPGIVDGYSGEIFVDPPVQLLNEYRSLRDEEFELSKMVEGELKEEAKTKDGCHVNVLLNAGLSADTNISVNQGVNGVGLYRTEISFLLQHRFPSEEEQYQQYRRVLETYPNKQVVMRTLDVGGDKPLPYLPIEEDNPFLGWRGIRFTLDHPDIFLMQLRAMLKASDGLSNLSILLPMLSGNQELDDALALIQQAYDEVSQTHHNVVKPQIGVMLEVPSMLYLLSFMADKIDFVSVGTNDLTQYLLAVDRNNARVSGVYESVHPAVIQALAQIEATCRTHNLSVSICGELAGDPIGALLLVGLGYRSLSMNTANVARVKYLLRQSKVTDLQMLAKSALSQPYGKNIHDQVIEYLEAQDLAGFVRAGKK; from the coding sequence ATGCTCACTCAGTTGAGGGATATCGTAGAACAGGTTTCTAGAGTTGAACACATCCATGAGGCTTTGGATGTTTTGGTTAAAGAAACGTGTCACGCTATGCAAACTGAGTGTTGCACATTTTATTTTGCTAATGATGAGTTATCCCGACTGGAGCTGATGGCCACTAAAGGCTTAAAGTTTGAAGGCGACAAAATTCATATTGGTTATCATGAGGGCTTGGTGGGTTTGGTTCGCAGAACTGCCGAGCCACTTAACTTAGCAGAAGTATCTTCTCATCCTAATTTTAAATTCTTTCCTCAACTTGGGGAGGGAATTTACCATTCCTTTCTAGGCACCCCGATTATTCACCGCAAGCAAGTACTTGGGGTACTTGTTATTCAGCAAAAATCCCCTCGACTTTTTTCAGAGATGGAAGAGTCGTTTCTCGTCACTCTCTCTGCGCAGCTTGCCGTTATTATTGCTCACGCACAGGCGCAAGGGCATTGGTTACTGAATGACGCTAACAGTCAGAAGATGGCAGGAATAGCTGCCTCACCTGGTGTCGCTGTTGGCGATTTTTGGTGGGATGATACGCAGCCTAAACTTTCGGATATCTACCCTGCCAGTACGTTAAATGTAGAGCAAGAACAAGAATGGTTAGCGCTTGCCATAGAAAGTGCAAAGGCGGATTTCAGGCGACTTAGAAAGAAGCTAGACAACGATATAAACAAAGATACATTGGCCATTTTTGATTTGTTTACTCACCTTCTCAACGATCCTATGTTGAGGAATGATCTTAAAGAGCAGATTCAAAAAGGAGACCGAGCCGATTGGGCGTTGCGCCAAGTGGTGGAGACGTATTCTAACCGTTTTGCTCAAATGTCTGACGTTTACTTACGTGAGCGTGCGCAGGATATTCGAGAGCTTGGTCAAAGGTTGCTGTATTTTCTTCACTCTAACGAAGTGGGAGAGCTTGAGCTCCACCAGCCAGTGATTCTTGTCGTGAATGAGCTTACCGCCTCTACGTTAGCAAGCTTGCCCAAAGATAAGCTTTTGGGGGTTGTTTCAATAGAAGGGGCGGCAAACTCGCATGCAGCGATTTTGTCTCGTGCTTTAGGTATTCCCGCTATTATGGGCGCAAGTGTTACACCGCAAAAGCTTACGGGGAAGCCAGGTATTGTTGATGGGTATAGCGGTGAGATCTTTGTTGACCCACCGGTCCAACTTCTTAATGAATACCGATCGTTACGAGATGAAGAGTTTGAGCTTTCTAAAATGGTTGAAGGAGAGCTCAAAGAAGAGGCAAAAACGAAAGATGGCTGTCATGTAAATGTTTTGCTCAACGCGGGTTTGAGTGCCGACACTAACATTTCAGTGAACCAAGGTGTTAATGGTGTTGGTTTATATCGTACCGAGATATCTTTTCTGCTTCAGCATCGTTTTCCATCAGAAGAAGAACAGTATCAACAGTATCGACGGGTTTTGGAAACCTACCCAAACAAACAAGTAGTTATGCGAACCCTAGATGTAGGGGGAGATAAACCACTTCCTTATTTGCCGATTGAAGAAGACAATCCATTTTTAGGTTGGCGAGGCATTCGTTTTACACTCGACCACCCTGATATCTTCCTAATGCAACTGCGTGCCATGTTGAAAGCCAGTGATGGCTTGAGTAACTTGAGTATTCTTCTTCCTATGTTGTCAGGAAACCAAGAATTAGACGATGCGCTGGCACTCATCCAGCAAGCTTATGATGAGGTATCGCAAACCCATCATAACGTGGTAAAACCACAAATTGGTGTCATGTTGGAAGTCCCTTCCATGCTCTATTTACTGTCATTTATGGCTGATAAAATTGATTTTGTATCGGTTGGTACCAACGACTTGACCCAATATTTGCTGGCAGTGGACAGAAACAATGCCCGAGTATCGGGAGTTTATGAGTCTGTTCACCCTGCCGTGATTCAAGCTCTGGCACAAATCGAGGCAACATGTCGAACGCATAACTTATCTGTTAGCATTTGTGGGGAATTGGCTGGAGATCCTATTGGCGCTTTATTACTTGTTGGGTTAGGGTATCGCTCGCTGAGTATGAATACCGCTAACGTAGCTCGTGTTAAATATCTACTTAGACAATCTAAGGTGACCGATTTACAGATGTTGGCTAAAAGTGCGTTGTCTCAGCCTTACGGAAAAAATATTCATGACCAAGTTATTGAATACTTGGAAGCACAAGACTTAGCTGGTTTCGTTCGCGCCGGTAAAAAATAG
- the rppH gene encoding RNA pyrophosphohydrolase, with amino-acid sequence MIDGDGYRLNVGIVICNNHGQVFWAKRYGQHSWQFPQGGIDEGETPEEAMFRELYEEVGLTQKDVKVVATSRHWLRYKLPKRLVRWDSKPVCIGQKQKWFLLRLDCDESRINMQRGSTPEFDGWRWVSYWYPVRQVVSFKRDVYRRAMKEFATLAMPFRERKVKGKRKNRRG; translated from the coding sequence GTGATCGATGGCGATGGTTACCGCTTAAATGTGGGAATTGTAATTTGTAACAACCATGGTCAGGTATTCTGGGCGAAACGATACGGACAGCATTCATGGCAATTCCCTCAAGGAGGAATTGATGAAGGCGAAACACCAGAAGAAGCAATGTTTCGTGAGCTGTATGAAGAAGTGGGTTTAACTCAAAAAGACGTTAAAGTCGTCGCGACCAGTCGTCATTGGCTACGCTATAAGCTACCCAAACGATTGGTACGATGGGATTCAAAACCCGTTTGTATCGGACAAAAACAGAAATGGTTCTTGCTACGATTAGACTGTGATGAGTCTAGAATCAATATGCAGCGTGGCAGTACCCCTGAATTTGATGGTTGGAGATGGGTCAGTTATTGGTACCCAGTAAGACAGGTTGTTTCGTTTAAGCGTGACGTTTATCGGCGTGCGATGAAAGAGTTTGCTACGCTTGCAATGCCGTTCAGAGAACGAAAAGTAAAAGGTAAGCGAAAGAATCGGAGAGGATAA
- the mutH gene encoding DNA mismatch repair endonuclease MutH translates to MKPTPTSEQELHTRAINIAGYTLSELAEEAGISVPENLRRDKGWVGQLLEWHLGASAGSKPQQDFIDLGIELKSIPISHKGTPLETTFVAVAPLIGVQGLTWENSHIRQKLSRVLWVPVEGERELPVAERKVGFPVLWSPNEKEAQILKQDWEELMEQIVLGQVEQITARHGEALQLRPKAANSRALTEAYGANGTPIMTLPRGFYLKKGFTQRILEQFFDQ, encoded by the coding sequence ATGAAACCCACACCAACATCCGAGCAAGAACTTCATACTCGCGCCATTAATATTGCAGGCTATACGTTAAGTGAGCTAGCAGAAGAAGCTGGAATCTCCGTGCCTGAAAACCTGAGAAGAGATAAAGGTTGGGTGGGCCAATTACTTGAGTGGCATTTAGGGGCAAGTGCAGGCAGTAAGCCGCAGCAGGATTTTATTGATCTTGGGATCGAACTCAAAAGCATTCCTATCAGCCATAAAGGGACCCCACTAGAAACCACATTTGTTGCTGTCGCTCCCTTAATCGGTGTACAAGGACTAACGTGGGAAAATAGCCACATACGGCAAAAACTATCGCGGGTACTCTGGGTTCCTGTTGAAGGCGAAAGAGAATTGCCTGTCGCTGAACGTAAAGTTGGCTTTCCTGTTCTATGGTCGCCCAATGAAAAAGAAGCGCAAATCTTAAAGCAAGATTGGGAAGAGCTGATGGAACAAATCGTTCTAGGGCAAGTAGAACAGATTACAGCTCGTCATGGAGAAGCTCTACAACTTCGTCCCAAAGCAGCCAACAGTCGAGCACTCACTGAAGCCTATGGAGCAAATGGCACGCCAATCATGACACTCCCAAGAGGCTTTTATTTAAAGAAAGGATTCACGCAAAGGATCTTAGAACAGTTTTTTGATCAATGA
- a CDS encoding DUF6482 family protein produces MQREQLNHWLHAKHIEQGKEPKIYVISCANLSSYLLAVEYKHKLEPIRGKEEPLHFDSLELVKSALHKMGVHTAYLRLHNVYDECGESGMALYHDIEMSIH; encoded by the coding sequence ATGCAAAGAGAACAGCTTAATCATTGGTTGCATGCAAAGCATATTGAGCAGGGAAAAGAGCCTAAAATTTATGTAATTAGCTGTGCCAATCTATCCAGCTATTTGCTGGCGGTAGAATATAAGCACAAGTTGGAGCCTATCCGAGGCAAAGAAGAACCATTGCATTTTGATTCTTTGGAGTTGGTAAAAAGCGCGTTGCACAAAATGGGGGTTCATACCGCGTATTTAAGGCTACACAACGTCTATGACGAATGTGGAGAGAGTGGCATGGCGCTTTACCATGACATTGAGATGTCTATTCACTAG